The Acidobacteriota bacterium sequence GAAAACCCTGGAGATCCGGCTGGACAGGCTGCCGCGGTAGAGGAAGAGCAGCACGCCGCACGCCACAAGCACCGCCAGGGCCGCCAGCCTCCCCAGGTTCTTCTTCCATGGACTCGACATCGGTTTCTGAGCTTCGCCGCTGTATTTCATAGCATACCTCGTTGTTACACCACCGGTCGCGACCGGATCTTTTCGTTGGCCTCGAGCCCGGCCTCCACCACGGCCGTCATCCCGTCATTGGTGCGCAGGCTGATCTCGCGCCATTCGAGTTTTTTGATTTCCGGCTTCCACACCTGGACGTAGGACCGCCCGTCCCGCTCCTGGATGCTGGAGAGCGGGATGACCACGACCTCGGGATATTCGCCCACGCGGATCTGCGCCTTCAGGTTCATGCCGGGACGCAGCAGCTTCGTATCCAGGTCGTCCATTTCCAGGTAGGCTTCGATCACCTTCTGCGGCCGGTCGAAGGTGGCCTGCTTCAGGATGGTCCCGATGCTCACGATCTTCCCGACGAAGGAGCGCCCCCGGACGGCGTCGACCGTGATGTTGGCCTCCTGCCCCACCCGGATCTTGCCGGAATCGATCTCGTCGATCTGGATCTTGGCCCGGATGCTCGACAGGTCCGGGATCTCCATGACCGCATCCATGGCGAAAACGTTGCTCCCGATCTCCGTCGCCTCGTTGTTCCAGTTGCGCTTGTAGATCACGACTCCCGCCACCGGCGCCCTCACGGTCAAGGAATCCATGGCGTCCATCAGGTCGTCCATCCGGCCACGGTAATGGCGTTCGTTGCTGCGCGATATCTGCAGGTCGAGCTGGCCGCTTTCGGTCTTGTACCCGACCTTCTGTTCCAGCAGTTCGACATTTCTCTTCGCGGCGTCCCGCTGGATCCGCGTCTGCTCGATCTCGATTCCGCTCACGAGATCGACCTGGGAGCTGAGCTTGACCTCCAGCTTCTCCAGGTCGGACTTCGCCTGCTCCAGCGAGAGCTTCAGGTTCTTGAGCTGGATGTCGGTGTCGGACCGCTTCTTCTGCCGTTCCTCCTGGACCCGCTGGAAATTGGCGGTCTCGTCCCGCAACCGCGAGGTGATCTCCGAGGTGTCGAACTCCATCAGGAAATCCCCTTCGGACACCGCGGTCCCCTCGTCCACCATGCGCATCAGCTTGAACCGCCTCTCGCGGCGGATCTGGGGCGGGCCGACGCTCACGCTCCTGGATGCCTCCAGCACCCCGGTGGCGTTGATGATCACGGGAAAGTCGACCCTCTGGGCCGTGATCAGGTCCTTGTCGCCGACGTTCGCGGAAACGCGCCGGGAACGATAAAACCAATACCCCGCCCCGGCCAGGATCACGATCAGCGCCAGCAGGACGATGCGTTTCTGATTCTTCATTTGGATACCTCCGCCTCATGCTGCGCCGCGATCAGCCGGTCCCCCGTCTTCACGCCGGAAAGGACCTCGACCAGCTGGTCCCCGACGGCGCCGATTTCGACGAACTCCTTCTTCGCCTGCTTGAGATCGGCCCCCTTGAGCACGAACTGGCGCCCCTGGTTGTCCACCCCCAGGTAATCCCTAGGGATCGCCGTCGCACCCCCGGCCAGGACCAGGGGCACGTCCACCTGTGCCGTCATCCCGGGCTTCAGCATGTCGACATCCACCCTGTCCAGCCGGACGACGGTCTGGAAAACTTTCTGATCCGAGGCGAAGTTCTTCCTGCCGGCCACGCTGGTGAGCGATTCGATCACCCCCTCGACCTCGTAGCCCGGCAGCGCGTCGAACCGGACGCGGCATCGCTGCCCGGGCGACAGGTTGCTGTACTCCGTGTCGTAGACGAATCCCAGCACCTGCATGCTGGACAGGTCGGGGAGGCTGGCAACCTCCATTCCGGGGAAGATGCTGTCCCCGGTCTGGACCTTCCGGTTGCTCGCCCAGTTATCGCCGTAGATCAGGATGCCGTCCTGCGGCGCGTCGATTTTGAGCAGCTTCATGTCGCTTTCGATCTTTTTCAGGTTGATCTCCGCCTGGGAACGGTTGATCTCCACCAGCGCCATTTGCGACTTGTAGCTCTTCTCGAAATTGTCCATCTGCTCCCGGGCCTTCTGCAGCGCCAGTTTCGACTTGGTGACGTTCAACTGGTATTTCTGGTAGGTGTTCGCGGGGAGCAGGTCCTTGCTGATCCTGCCGTAGAGCTCGTCCTGCTTCAGGCTCGATTCGGCCTGCGACAGCGAATTGAGCAGGTCGCAGCGTTCCGCTTCCAGGTCGGCCTTCTTCTTCTGGATATTCAGCATGGCTTCGTCCAGCGTCCGCTCCGCCTCCGACTTCTGGCTCAGCAGGGAGGAATCGTCGAACTCCACGATCCGTTCCCCCTTTTTCACCATCGATCCCTCGGGAGCCAGGTAGGTGACGGTGTTGGAAAAGCTGCTCTGAATGCGCGGGGCGCTGATCATGGTGGAGTTCCGCGCCTTCAGTTCCCCGGTGAGCACAATCTCCTTCACGATCTCCCCGGTGTCGACGACGTAGGCCGCCACCTTCCTTTCGGCCGGTTTGTCCGCCGGGGCGGGGAGCGGGTCCGAACCCTTCTTGCTCTC is a genomic window containing:
- a CDS encoding HlyD family efflux transporter periplasmic adaptor subunit is translated as MKNQKRIVLLALIVILAGAGYWFYRSRRVSANVGDKDLITAQRVDFPVIINATGVLEASRSVSVGPPQIRRERRFKLMRMVDEGTAVSEGDFLMEFDTSEITSRLRDETANFQRVQEERQKKRSDTDIQLKNLKLSLEQAKSDLEKLEVKLSSQVDLVSGIEIEQTRIQRDAAKRNVELLEQKVGYKTESGQLDLQISRSNERHYRGRMDDLMDAMDSLTVRAPVAGVVIYKRNWNNEATEIGSNVFAMDAVMEIPDLSSIRAKIQIDEIDSGKIRVGQEANITVDAVRGRSFVGKIVSIGTILKQATFDRPQKVIEAYLEMDDLDTKLLRPGMNLKAQIRVGEYPEVVVIPLSSIQERDGRSYVQVWKPEIKKLEWREISLRTNDGMTAVVEAGLEANEKIRSRPVV
- a CDS encoding HlyD family efflux transporter periplasmic adaptor subunit, with the translated sequence MERKRNSIVKGVAALPLVAMILALSAGYAPTASAQNPGLESKKGSDPLPAPADKPAERKVAAYVVDTGEIVKEIVLTGELKARNSTMISAPRIQSSFSNTVTYLAPEGSMVKKGERIVEFDDSSLLSQKSEAERTLDEAMLNIQKKKADLEAERCDLLNSLSQAESSLKQDELYGRISKDLLPANTYQKYQLNVTKSKLALQKAREQMDNFEKSYKSQMALVEINRSQAEINLKKIESDMKLLKIDAPQDGILIYGDNWASNRKVQTGDSIFPGMEVASLPDLSSMQVLGFVYDTEYSNLSPGQRCRVRFDALPGYEVEGVIESLTSVAGRKNFASDQKVFQTVVRLDRVDVDMLKPGMTAQVDVPLVLAGGATAIPRDYLGVDNQGRQFVLKGADLKQAKKEFVEIGAVGDQLVEVLSGVKTGDRLIAAQHEAEVSK